A genomic segment from Sphingomonas astaxanthinifaciens DSM 22298 encodes:
- a CDS encoding BLUF domain-containing protein, protein MLERIVYISAAREPQTEESVGRILDVSRSRNAANHITGLLIGGGAWWMQLIEGETDKLEPIWQSIRADPRHDPVVMVQRRAVRQRSFTGWSLQFRDTDDEEFGTLLEELTGSIGDPRLRKQVRRFADVFLKPGTKLPEFGAD, encoded by the coding sequence ATGCTTGAGCGGATCGTCTACATCAGTGCCGCACGCGAACCGCAGACCGAGGAATCGGTCGGACGGATTCTCGACGTGTCGCGTTCGCGCAACGCCGCCAACCACATCACGGGGCTGCTGATCGGCGGCGGCGCCTGGTGGATGCAGCTGATCGAGGGCGAGACCGACAAGCTGGAGCCGATCTGGCAGTCGATCCGCGCCGATCCCCGGCACGATCCCGTGGTCATGGTCCAGCGCCGCGCAGTGAGGCAGCGCAGCTTCACCGGCTGGAGCCTGCAGTTCCGCGACACCGACGACGAGGAGTTCGGGACCCTCCTCGAGGAGCTGACCGGCTCGATCGGCGATCCACGGCTGCGCAAGCAGGTGCGCCGCTTCGCAGACGTCTTCCTCAAGCCCGGGACTAAATTGCCCGAGTTCGGCGCCGACTGA
- a CDS encoding NAD kinase, which produces MNADLPKGTATRQDLSEAGVALVVSHGEAAQAAAAMLRRRYTFADERDARILVALGGDGFMLHTLHEMLDGGEARPVFGINRGTVGFLMNEWRLDCLGERIASAKAVEINPLTMRAETVHGDEWTHAAINEVSLLRETRQAAKIEVMVNGRVVLPELVADGVLVATPAGSTAYNFSAKGPILPLSAPLLALTPIAPFRPRRWAGAILPDDTRIRFNVLEPTDRLVAAVADQFEVRDVSSVEIGLDRSRPLTLLFDPDQALDERIAAEQFAT; this is translated from the coding sequence GTGAATGCGGACCTGCCCAAGGGGACGGCGACCCGCCAGGACCTCAGCGAGGCCGGGGTGGCGCTGGTCGTCAGCCACGGCGAGGCCGCGCAGGCCGCCGCCGCCATGCTCCGCCGCCGCTACACCTTCGCCGACGAGCGCGACGCACGGATTCTCGTGGCGCTCGGCGGCGACGGCTTCATGCTCCACACGCTCCACGAGATGCTCGACGGGGGCGAGGCGCGGCCGGTGTTCGGGATCAATCGCGGCACGGTCGGCTTCCTAATGAACGAATGGCGGCTCGACTGCCTCGGCGAGCGGATCGCGTCGGCCAAGGCGGTCGAGATCAACCCGCTGACCATGCGCGCCGAGACCGTGCACGGGGACGAATGGACCCATGCCGCGATCAACGAGGTCTCGCTGCTGCGCGAAACCCGCCAGGCCGCCAAGATCGAGGTGATGGTGAATGGGCGGGTGGTCCTGCCCGAGTTGGTCGCCGACGGCGTGCTCGTGGCGACCCCGGCCGGCTCCACCGCCTATAATTTCTCGGCCAAGGGACCGATCCTGCCACTGTCGGCCCCGCTCCTCGCCTTGACCCCGATCGCGCCCTTCCGGCCGCGGCGCTGGGCCGGCGCGATCCTCCCCGACGACACAAGGATTCGCTTCAACGTGCTCGAGCCGACCGACCGGCTGGTGGCCGCGGTCGCCGACCAGTTCGAGGTGCGCGACGTGAGCTCGGTGGAGATCGGACTCGACCGCAGCCGCCCCCTCACCCTGCTGTTCGACCCCGACCAGGCGCTCGACGAACGCATCGCCGCCGAACAGTTTGCGACGTGA
- a CDS encoding EAL domain-containing protein yields the protein MTRPALRSNAADRRASDAPPPLPPVPGADEELLAMLAEDRVALAFQPQWDIRTGAVVGVEALARAPEGLSPEDLFARAARAGLSERLSRAIQRKALQAASRWEGALGQLRLSLNLLPEDLARAGFERWLLDEIAAAGLAPGRITAEITESSLIVDPVAAAARLSCLRAAGVHIAVDDFGTGYASLAWLTTLPLDLIKIDRGLILDLVGGRRAQIVVKAMIALARELELQVLVEGVEDPKQLELLKDWGCDYYQGFLGAKAMSEEELAAFLAA from the coding sequence ATGACGCGTCCCGCCCTCCGCTCCAATGCCGCCGACCGCCGAGCCAGCGATGCGCCGCCGCCGCTCCCGCCGGTGCCGGGCGCGGACGAGGAGTTGCTGGCGATGCTCGCCGAAGACCGGGTCGCGCTCGCCTTCCAGCCGCAATGGGACATTCGCACCGGTGCGGTGGTCGGGGTCGAGGCGCTCGCCCGCGCGCCCGAGGGCCTGTCGCCGGAGGACCTGTTCGCCCGTGCCGCCCGTGCCGGCCTCAGCGAACGCCTGTCGCGCGCCATCCAGCGCAAGGCGCTCCAGGCCGCGAGCCGGTGGGAAGGGGCGCTGGGCCAGCTCCGGTTGTCGCTCAACCTCCTGCCCGAAGACCTTGCCCGCGCCGGGTTCGAGCGCTGGCTCCTCGACGAGATCGCCGCCGCCGGCCTCGCGCCGGGCCGGATCACCGCCGAGATCACCGAATCGAGCCTGATCGTCGATCCCGTCGCGGCGGCGGCGCGCCTGTCCTGCCTGCGCGCGGCGGGCGTCCATATCGCGGTCGACGATTTCGGCACCGGCTATGCCAGCCTCGCCTGGCTCACCACGCTTCCGCTCGACCTCATCAAGATCGACCGCGGCCTGATCCTCGATCTCGTCGGCGGCCGCCGCGCGCAGATCGTGGTCAAGGCGATGATCGCGCTCGCCCGCGAACTCGAACTGCAGGTGCTGGTCGAGGGGGTCGAGGACCCCAAGCAGCTCGAACTGCTCAAGGATTGGGGCTGCGACTATTACCAGGGCTTCCTCGGCGCCAAGGCGATGAGCGAAGAGGAACTGGCGGCCTTCCTGGCGGCGTGA
- a CDS encoding class I SAM-dependent methyltransferase gives MSSGFIDLFSGHSALYAAARPTYPPQVFADIAALCRAREQAWDVGTGNGQAARDLAAQFDRVFASDPSASQIAAAAPADRVTFAVEPAERSSLADASCDLVLAAQAAHWFEPEAFGSEVRRVARPGGIVAAIGYGWWYVDPQVDAIVAGLLKAVEPHWQPGNWLLIDGYRALRLPGEEVRLPPAAIHLAWERLELEAYVRSWSVVQRLGEAVAEPTFAALRAIWPDGQKRHVVMPVVARVHRL, from the coding sequence GTGAGCAGCGGCTTCATCGACCTCTTTTCCGGCCATTCGGCGCTCTACGCCGCCGCGCGCCCGACCTATCCACCGCAGGTCTTCGCCGACATCGCCGCGCTCTGTCGGGCAAGGGAACAGGCGTGGGACGTGGGCACCGGCAACGGCCAGGCCGCGCGCGATCTCGCGGCGCAGTTCGATCGCGTCTTCGCCAGCGACCCCAGCGCGTCCCAGATCGCCGCCGCCGCGCCCGCCGATCGCGTCACCTTCGCGGTCGAGCCGGCCGAGCGCAGCAGCCTCGCCGACGCGAGCTGCGACCTCGTCCTTGCCGCGCAGGCCGCGCACTGGTTCGAGCCCGAGGCCTTCGGCTCGGAGGTCCGGCGGGTGGCCAGGCCCGGCGGCATCGTCGCGGCGATCGGCTACGGCTGGTGGTATGTCGATCCGCAAGTCGACGCGATCGTTGCGGGCTTGCTCAAGGCCGTCGAGCCCCACTGGCAGCCGGGCAACTGGCTGCTGATTGACGGCTATCGCGCGCTGCGGTTGCCGGGCGAGGAGGTCCGGCTCCCGCCCGCGGCGATCCACCTTGCCTGGGAGCGCCTCGAGCTTGAAGCCTATGTCCGCAGCTGGTCGGTGGTGCAGCGGCTCGGCGAGGCGGTTGCCGAGCCGACCTTCGCCGCGCTGCGCGCGATCTGGCCGGACGGGCAGAAGCGCCACGTCGTCATGCCCGTCGTGGCCCGCGTCCACCGCCTCTAG
- the mfd gene encoding transcription-repair coupling factor, with protein MSDLQRILKAGEPLTLAGVPAGFLPWLAADLARAAHGASGGGRAVIIASDEAAMRAIAETAPAFAPEVEVITFPAWDCLPYDRASPALRVMAERLAALDRLQRKADKPQLFVTTANAATQRTLTPFRIRQLTRRLAPGERIERDALIQLLTANGYHRTDSVAEAGEFAVRGGLLDLYPSGLPHAIRLDFFGDEIETMRAFDPADQRTIGPAEAFTLMPASEALLDEESIKRFRARYREHFGATATGDPLYQAVSEGRRLAGMEHWLPLFEERLETLFDHLSDSDLILRDGGVDGALESRREAIQDYFSNRERAMVAEPGSYRPLPPHELYLAAKEWRAQVADRPIHLASAFPEPESDRVIDFAVVPARDFAPERAQNENVYEAVVKHVAKLRKEKQKVILASYTVGARERLSGLLKDHGLTGQKMVGSWQEALGAQDVTALLVLPLDHGFTTPEVAVLTEQDMLGDRLVRRRKRKKSADAFLSELATLTPGDLVVHAEHGIGRYEGLTQVQVGKSPHDCVALEYAGGNKLYVPVENIDVLSRYGSGEEGVALDRLGGEAWQRRKARMKERIREIAGELIKTAALRATRQGVVAEPDSAYPAMVDRFPYEETDDQNRAIGDVLEDLAAGRPMDRLVCGDVGFGKTEVALRAAFVAAMAGYQVAVVCPTTLLARQHYSNFVERLKGFPIEVGRLSRLVTAGEAKKTRDLLEEGQIDIVVGTHAILAKGVKFKKLGLVIVDEEQRFGVTHKERLKALKADVHVLTLTATPIPRTLQMAMSGLRELSVIQTPPVDRLAVRTYVTPWDPVVIREALLREHYRGGQSYFVVPRISDLPDIEEWLREEVPEVKPIVAHGQLAPTEVEERMSAFYDRKYDVLLSTTIVESGLDIPSANTLIVHRAERFGLAQLYQLRGRVGRSKTRAYAYMTTPPDRQITETAEKRLTVLSNLDSLGAGFQLASHDLDIRGAGNLLGDEQSGHIKEVGFELYQSMLEEAILDMKAGGTREDKPDEFSPQINVEAPIMISEDYVPDLDLRMGLYRRLGELESPQEVEEFAAELIDRFGKLPEEANNLLQVVETKIHCRAACIAKLDVGARGAVVTFSPSGFPDVAGLFGYIERLKGTAKLRPDQKLVVSRDWATPAQRLNGALQLSRGLARVAAARRREKAAA; from the coding sequence GTGAGTGACCTCCAGCGCATCCTGAAGGCGGGTGAGCCGCTGACGCTGGCGGGCGTGCCGGCGGGCTTCCTGCCGTGGCTGGCGGCCGATCTCGCGCGCGCGGCGCACGGGGCGTCAGGCGGCGGACGCGCGGTGATCATCGCCTCCGACGAAGCGGCGATGCGCGCGATCGCCGAGACCGCGCCGGCCTTCGCCCCCGAGGTCGAGGTGATCACCTTCCCAGCCTGGGACTGCCTCCCCTATGATCGCGCCTCGCCCGCGCTGCGGGTGATGGCCGAGCGACTGGCGGCGCTCGACCGGCTCCAGCGCAAGGCCGACAAGCCGCAGCTGTTCGTCACCACCGCCAATGCCGCGACCCAGCGGACGCTGACCCCGTTCCGTATCCGCCAGCTGACCCGCCGGCTGGCCCCGGGCGAGCGGATCGAGCGCGATGCGCTGATCCAGCTGCTCACCGCCAACGGCTATCACCGCACCGACAGCGTCGCGGAAGCCGGCGAATTCGCGGTCCGCGGCGGCCTCCTCGACCTTTATCCGTCGGGGCTCCCGCACGCGATCCGGCTCGATTTCTTCGGTGACGAGATCGAGACGATGCGCGCCTTCGACCCGGCCGACCAGCGCACCATCGGCCCGGCCGAGGCCTTCACCCTGATGCCAGCGAGCGAAGCCTTGCTCGACGAGGAGAGCATCAAGCGCTTCCGCGCGCGCTACCGCGAGCATTTCGGTGCGACCGCCACCGGCGACCCGCTCTACCAGGCGGTCAGCGAGGGCCGGCGCCTGGCGGGGATGGAGCATTGGCTGCCCCTGTTCGAGGAGCGGCTCGAAACCCTGTTCGACCATCTTTCGGACTCCGACCTGATCCTGCGCGACGGCGGGGTCGACGGCGCGCTCGAAAGCCGGCGCGAGGCGATCCAGGACTATTTCAGCAACCGCGAGCGGGCGATGGTCGCCGAGCCCGGCAGCTACCGCCCGCTTCCGCCGCACGAGCTTTATCTCGCAGCCAAGGAATGGCGCGCGCAAGTCGCCGATCGCCCGATCCACCTCGCCTCGGCCTTCCCCGAGCCCGAATCCGACCGGGTCATCGACTTTGCCGTCGTCCCCGCGCGCGACTTCGCGCCCGAGCGCGCGCAGAACGAGAATGTCTACGAAGCCGTCGTCAAGCACGTCGCCAAGCTTCGAAAGGAAAAGCAGAAAGTCATTCTCGCCAGCTATACGGTCGGGGCTCGTGAGCGGCTCTCCGGGCTGCTCAAGGACCATGGCCTGACCGGGCAGAAGATGGTCGGAAGCTGGCAGGAGGCGCTGGGCGCGCAGGACGTGACCGCGCTCCTCGTGCTGCCGCTCGACCACGGCTTCACCACGCCTGAGGTCGCGGTGCTGACCGAGCAGGACATGCTCGGCGACCGCCTGGTCCGCCGCCGCAAGCGCAAGAAGAGCGCCGACGCCTTCCTGTCGGAACTGGCGACCCTCACCCCCGGCGACCTCGTCGTCCATGCCGAGCATGGCATCGGCCGCTACGAAGGCCTGACCCAGGTCCAGGTCGGCAAGAGCCCGCACGACTGCGTCGCGCTCGAATATGCCGGCGGCAACAAGCTCTACGTGCCGGTCGAGAATATCGACGTCCTCTCGCGCTACGGCAGCGGCGAGGAGGGCGTGGCGCTCGATCGCCTCGGCGGCGAGGCGTGGCAGCGGCGCAAGGCGCGGATGAAGGAGCGGATCCGCGAGATCGCGGGCGAGCTCATCAAGACCGCGGCGCTGCGCGCGACCCGCCAGGGCGTAGTGGCCGAGCCCGACAGCGCTTATCCGGCGATGGTGGATCGTTTTCCCTATGAGGAGACCGACGACCAGAATCGCGCGATCGGCGACGTGCTCGAGGACCTTGCCGCGGGGCGCCCGATGGACCGGCTGGTTTGCGGCGACGTTGGCTTCGGCAAGACCGAGGTCGCGCTGCGCGCCGCCTTCGTCGCGGCCATGGCGGGCTATCAGGTGGCGGTAGTCTGCCCGACGACGCTCCTCGCCCGCCAGCATTATTCCAACTTCGTCGAGCGGCTGAAGGGCTTTCCGATCGAGGTCGGGCGCCTGTCGCGCCTCGTCACCGCGGGCGAGGCCAAGAAGACCCGCGACCTCCTCGAGGAAGGGCAGATCGACATCGTCGTCGGGACCCACGCGATCCTCGCCAAGGGGGTCAAGTTCAAGAAGCTCGGACTCGTCATCGTCGACGAGGAGCAGCGCTTCGGGGTCACCCACAAGGAGCGGCTGAAGGCCTTGAAGGCCGACGTCCATGTGCTGACGCTGACCGCGACGCCGATTCCTCGGACGCTGCAGATGGCGATGAGCGGGCTTCGCGAACTCAGCGTCATCCAGACCCCGCCCGTCGATCGCCTCGCAGTCCGCACCTACGTCACCCCGTGGGACCCGGTGGTCATCCGCGAGGCGCTGCTGCGCGAGCATTATCGTGGCGGGCAGAGCTATTTCGTGGTGCCGCGCATCTCCGACCTGCCCGACATCGAGGAATGGCTGCGCGAGGAAGTGCCCGAGGTGAAGCCGATCGTGGCGCACGGGCAGCTTGCCCCGACCGAGGTCGAGGAGCGGATGAGCGCCTTCTACGATCGCAAGTATGACGTGCTCTTGTCGACCACCATCGTCGAGAGCGGCCTCGACATCCCGAGCGCCAACACGCTCATCGTCCACCGCGCCGAGCGCTTCGGGCTGGCGCAGCTCTATCAGCTGCGCGGGCGCGTCGGCCGGTCCAAGACCCGCGCCTACGCCTATATGACGACGCCGCCCGACCGGCAGATCACCGAGACCGCCGAGAAGCGCCTGACCGTGCTCAGCAACCTCGACAGTTTGGGCGCGGGCTTCCAGCTCGCCAGCCACGACCTCGACATCCGCGGCGCGGGCAATCTGCTCGGCGACGAGCAGTCGGGGCACATCAAGGAAGTCGGCTTCGAGCTCTACCAGTCGATGCTCGAGGAGGCGATCCTCGACATGAAGGCCGGCGGCACCCGCGAGGACAAGCCCGACGAATTCTCGCCCCAGATCAACGTCGAGGCGCCGATCATGATCAGCGAGGACTACGTCCCCGACCTCGATCTCCGGATGGGTCTCTACCGGCGGCTGGGCGAGCTCGAGAGCCCGCAGGAGGTCGAGGAGTTCGCCGCCGAGCTCATCGACCGCTTCGGCAAGTTGCCCGAGGAAGCGAACAACCTGCTGCAGGTGGTCGAGACCAAGATCCACTGCCGCGCGGCCTGCATCGCCAAGCTCGACGTCGGCGCGCGCGGCGCGGTGGTGACCTTCTCGCCCTCGGGCTTCCCCGACGTCGCCGGGCTGTTCGGCTATATCGAACGGCTGAAGGGCACCGCGAAGCTCCGCCCCGACCAGAAACTGGTGGTCAGCCGCGACTGGGCGACTCCGGCGCAGCGGCTCAACGGCGCCTTGCAATTGAGCCGCGGTCTCGCCCGGGTGGCGGCGGCCAGGAGGCGCGAGAAGGCCGCCGCCTAG
- a CDS encoding succinate dehydrogenase assembly factor 2, whose translation MLDDVTTKRLRWRAHHRGTKEADRLIGGFFDAHHEGWSAEEQALFETMLEEQDVDIMAWAIGTQAVPERYQGAMMTAMQRLDYLPIDR comes from the coding sequence ATGCTCGACGACGTGACCACCAAGCGCCTGCGCTGGCGCGCGCATCATCGCGGGACCAAGGAGGCCGACCGGCTGATCGGGGGCTTCTTCGACGCTCACCACGAAGGGTGGAGTGCAGAGGAGCAGGCCCTGTTCGAGACGATGCTCGAGGAACAGGACGTCGACATCATGGCCTGGGCGATCGGAACGCAAGCCGTGCCCGAGCGCTACCAAGGCGCGATGATGACCGCGATGCAGCGCCTCGACTACCTCCCCATCGACCGGTGA
- the recG gene encoding ATP-dependent DNA helicase RecG, with protein sequence MRPELLNPLFAEVETLKGVGPQVARQLGRLGIARTVDLLFHLPTGAIERIRAPGAAPVLLGRQVILDVTPREVRLSRGRGPTRIYAVDGEGNMLTLAFFNNGGWAAKQLPIGEARTITGKLESYGDEWQMVHPEVTEPGKGEPALKETVYPLTEGLTSRRVRELVHASLSHAPVLPEWVEPSILARQGWKDWRTALATIHAEPDDTSARQRLAYDEIFANQLALQLLRQVSRRKKGVPLRGDGRLTGALRLPYALTGAQRRVVEEIRGDMGQEVPMLRLLQGDVGSGKTLVALLAMLEAVEAGAQAAMLAPTEILARQHHATLLRQLDAIGVRVAILTGREKGRARESVLMGLADGSIDILVGTHAIFQDKVAYKRLGLVVIDEQHRFGVSERLLLTSKAERPPHLLAMTATPIPRTLTLTQYGEMDVSKIDEMPPGRTPVETRVIAEERVAEVVDGLARHVASGGQAYWVCPLVAESETSDAAAAEERAEALRLRFPGQVGLVHGRMKGAEKDAVMAEFAADRLKILVATTVIEVGVDVPNAALMIIEGAERFGLAQLHQLRGRVGRGAAKSTCLLLRGGSLSETGRARLALMRETNDGFRIAEEDLKLRGPGEILGVRQSGEAQFRLATPEQVQELVPMATQDARLLLDRDGGLSGERGQAARLCLYLFERDQAVDLLRSG encoded by the coding sequence ATGCGCCCCGAGCTCCTCAATCCCCTGTTCGCCGAAGTGGAAACGCTGAAGGGCGTAGGGCCGCAGGTGGCAAGGCAGCTCGGCCGGCTCGGCATCGCCCGCACGGTCGATCTTCTCTTCCACTTGCCGACCGGCGCGATCGAGCGAATCCGAGCGCCGGGCGCCGCGCCGGTGCTGCTCGGGCGGCAGGTGATCCTGGATGTGACCCCGCGCGAAGTCCGGCTGAGCCGGGGGCGGGGACCGACGCGAATCTATGCCGTGGACGGGGAGGGCAACATGCTGACCCTCGCCTTCTTCAACAATGGCGGCTGGGCCGCGAAGCAGCTGCCGATCGGCGAGGCTCGGACCATCACCGGCAAGCTCGAAAGCTACGGCGACGAATGGCAGATGGTCCACCCCGAGGTGACCGAGCCCGGCAAGGGTGAACCGGCCCTCAAGGAAACCGTCTATCCGCTGACCGAGGGCCTGACCTCGCGGCGGGTGCGCGAACTGGTCCATGCCAGCCTATCCCACGCGCCGGTGCTCCCCGAATGGGTCGAGCCCTCGATCCTCGCCCGCCAGGGATGGAAGGATTGGCGGACGGCGCTCGCCACCATCCATGCCGAGCCCGACGACACGAGCGCCCGCCAGCGCCTCGCCTATGACGAGATCTTCGCCAACCAGCTCGCGCTCCAGCTGCTCCGCCAGGTCAGCCGCCGCAAGAAGGGTGTGCCCCTGCGCGGCGACGGACGGCTGACGGGGGCGCTTAGGCTGCCCTATGCGCTGACCGGGGCCCAACGCCGCGTGGTGGAAGAGATCCGCGGCGACATGGGGCAGGAGGTGCCGATGCTGCGCCTGCTCCAGGGCGACGTCGGCTCGGGCAAGACGCTGGTCGCGCTGCTGGCGATGCTCGAGGCGGTCGAGGCCGGCGCCCAGGCGGCGATGCTCGCCCCGACCGAGATCCTTGCCCGGCAGCACCATGCGACCCTGCTCCGCCAGCTGGACGCGATCGGGGTTCGGGTCGCGATCCTCACCGGCCGCGAAAAGGGGCGAGCGCGGGAGAGCGTGCTCATGGGCCTTGCCGACGGGAGCATCGACATCCTCGTCGGCACCCACGCCATCTTCCAGGACAAGGTCGCCTACAAGCGCCTCGGCCTCGTGGTGATCGACGAGCAGCATCGGTTCGGGGTGTCCGAGCGGCTGCTCCTGACCAGCAAGGCCGAGCGCCCGCCACACCTTTTGGCGATGACCGCGACCCCGATCCCGCGCACGCTGACCCTCACCCAATATGGCGAGATGGACGTCTCCAAGATCGACGAGATGCCGCCCGGCCGGACCCCGGTCGAGACGCGGGTCATCGCCGAGGAGCGGGTCGCCGAGGTGGTCGACGGCCTTGCCCGCCATGTCGCCTCGGGCGGACAGGCCTATTGGGTCTGCCCCCTGGTCGCCGAGAGCGAGACCAGCGACGCCGCCGCCGCCGAGGAGCGGGCTGAGGCGCTCCGCCTGCGCTTCCCTGGCCAGGTCGGGCTCGTTCACGGGCGGATGAAGGGCGCCGAAAAGGACGCGGTCATGGCCGAATTCGCCGCCGACCGGCTCAAGATCCTCGTCGCCACCACCGTCATCGAGGTCGGGGTCGACGTTCCCAATGCCGCCCTGATGATCATTGAGGGCGCCGAGCGCTTCGGCCTTGCCCAGCTCCACCAGCTGCGCGGCCGGGTCGGGCGCGGCGCGGCGAAATCGACCTGCCTGCTGCTGCGCGGCGGCAGCTTGAGCGAAACGGGGCGGGCGCGCCTCGCGCTGATGCGCGAGACCAACGACGGTTTCCGAATCGCCGAGGAGGATCTGAAGCTGCGCGGGCCGGGCGAAATCCTCGGCGTGCGGCAGAGTGGCGAAGCACAGTTCCGCCTCGCGACGCCAGAGCAGGTGCAGGAACTCGTCCCCATGGCGACGCAGGACGCGCGGCTGCTGCTCGACCGTGACGGAGGCCTGTCGGGCGAGCGCGGCCAGGCGGCGCGGCTGTGCCTCTACCTGTTCGAACGCGACCAGGCGGTGGACCTGCTTCGCTCGGGCTAG
- the tyrS gene encoding tyrosine--tRNA ligase — protein sequence MTTYSSSLLQLLATRGYIHQATDAAALDALAGKEIVTGYIGFDATAPSLHVGSLVQIMMLRRMQQAGHKPIVLMGGGTSKIGDPSFKDEARKLLGDESIKANIAGIAKVFGRFLTFGDGPTDAVLVDNADWLDKLEYIPFLREIGQHFSVNRMLSFDSVKLRLDREQSLSFLEFNYMILQGYDFLELNRRLGCRLQMGGSDQWGNIVNGIELTRRVAGAEVYGLTTPLITTADGGKMGKTASGAVWLNAEGPEGFTLSAYDYWQFWRNAADADVGRFLRLFTDLPLDEIAGLEALEGAEINRAKIVLATEATALLHGREAADAAAATAAATFAGGGSGEALPSVSTGGEIGVLAALVALGFCASNGEAKRKVAEGAVKLDGEAVNDIAAVITVTSERKLSLGKKKHGLLLP from the coding sequence ATGACGACCTACAGCTCTTCGCTTCTCCAGCTCCTCGCGACACGCGGCTACATCCACCAGGCGACCGATGCGGCCGCGCTCGACGCGCTGGCGGGCAAGGAGATCGTCACCGGCTACATCGGCTTCGACGCCACCGCACCGAGCCTTCACGTCGGCAGCCTGGTCCAGATCATGATGCTTCGCCGGATGCAGCAGGCGGGGCACAAGCCGATCGTCCTGATGGGCGGCGGCACCAGCAAGATCGGCGATCCCTCGTTCAAGGACGAGGCGCGCAAGCTGCTTGGCGACGAGTCCATCAAGGCGAACATCGCCGGCATCGCCAAGGTCTTCGGGCGGTTCCTGACCTTCGGCGACGGGCCGACCGACGCGGTGCTGGTCGACAATGCCGACTGGCTCGACAAGCTCGAGTACATCCCCTTCCTGCGCGAGATCGGGCAGCATTTCTCGGTCAACCGGATGCTGAGCTTCGACAGCGTCAAGCTCCGGCTCGACCGCGAGCAGTCGCTGTCCTTCCTCGAATTCAACTACATGATCCTGCAGGGCTATGATTTCCTCGAGCTCAATCGCCGGCTGGGGTGCCGCCTCCAGATGGGCGGGTCGGACCAGTGGGGGAATATCGTCAACGGGATCGAGCTGACGCGCCGGGTCGCGGGCGCCGAGGTCTATGGCCTCACCACCCCGCTGATCACCACCGCGGATGGGGGCAAGATGGGCAAAACCGCGAGCGGCGCGGTCTGGCTCAATGCCGAGGGGCCTGAAGGCTTTACCCTAAGCGCCTACGACTACTGGCAATTCTGGCGCAATGCGGCCGATGCCGACGTGGGCCGCTTCCTGCGGCTGTTCACCGACCTTCCGCTGGACGAGATCGCAGGGCTGGAAGCGCTCGAAGGAGCCGAGATCAATCGGGCCAAGATCGTGCTCGCGACCGAGGCGACCGCGCTTCTCCACGGGCGCGAGGCGGCCGATGCGGCGGCAGCGACCGCGGCGGCGACCTTCGCCGGCGGCGGCTCGGGCGAGGCGCTCCCGAGCGTCAGCACCGGCGGCGAGATCGGGGTATTGGCGGCGCTGGTGGCCTTGGGCTTCTGCGCCTCGAACGGCGAAGCCAAGCGCAAGGTGGCCGAAGGCGCGGTCAAGCTCGACGGCGAAGCAGTCAATGACATTGCCGCCGTCATTACCGTGACTTCGGAGCGCAAGCTCAGCCTTGGCAAGAAGAAGCACGGGCTGCTGCTGCCCTAG
- a CDS encoding DOMON-like domain-containing protein, with the protein MRFELQPHPTTVPHPPFSLWASAERSGAFGETATLNLWFGVSAPIGRFLVPGPSESPQRRDELWRTTCFECFLKEVGEDAYQEWNFAPSGDWAAYDFVAEREGMAPAEIVNPPYVRVEDNLTWWGLGATLSIPADRRFRLSLSAVIEEESGRRSFWALHHPGEQPDFHHPDCFVAKLA; encoded by the coding sequence ATGCGCTTCGAACTCCAGCCCCATCCGACCACGGTCCCGCACCCGCCCTTCAGCCTCTGGGCGAGCGCCGAGCGGAGCGGGGCGTTCGGGGAGACCGCCACCCTCAATCTCTGGTTCGGGGTCAGCGCGCCGATCGGCCGCTTCCTCGTCCCCGGCCCAAGCGAATCGCCGCAGCGGCGCGACGAGCTCTGGCGCACCACCTGCTTCGAATGCTTTCTCAAGGAAGTGGGCGAGGACGCTTACCAGGAATGGAATTTCGCGCCCTCGGGCGACTGGGCGGCCTATGATTTCGTCGCCGAGCGCGAAGGCATGGCACCCGCCGAGATCGTCAATCCGCCCTATGTCCGGGTCGAGGACAATCTGACCTGGTGGGGGCTCGGCGCGACGCTCTCCATCCCCGCCGACCGTCGCTTCCGGCTGTCGTTGTCGGCGGTGATCGAGGAAGAGAGCGGCCGACGCAGTTTCTGGGCGCTCCACCACCCCGGCGAACAGCCCGATTTCCACCATCCCGATTGCTTCGTCGCCAAGCTTGCCTAG